From one Anopheles cruzii chromosome 3, idAnoCruzAS_RS32_06, whole genome shotgun sequence genomic stretch:
- the LOC128273710 gene encoding DNA-directed RNA polymerase II subunit Rpb4, whose product MAGFNPVDMVEEDAADLQFPKEFETAETLLISEVHMLLEHRKNQNESSEEEQEFSEVFHKTYTYTNEFRKFRNKETIASVRSLLMQKKLHKFELAALGNLCPASPEEAKALIPSLEGRFEDDELQQILDDIGTKRSLQY is encoded by the exons ATGGCCGGATTCAATCCAGTGGACATGGTCGAGGAAGATGCGGCCGACCTGCAGTTCCCCAAAG AGTTCGAGACTGCGGAAACACTTCTGATCAGCGAAGTTCACATGCTACTGGAGCACCGGAAGAACCAGAACGAGTCCTCGGAGGAAGAACAAGAGTTTTCCGAGGTGTTTCACAAAACATACACGTACACAAACGAGTTCCGAAAGTTCCGCAACAAGGAAACTATCGCCAGCGTCCGCAG CTTGTTGATGCAGAAAAAGCTACACAAGTTTGAGCTCGCGGCGCTCGGAAACCTGTGTCCAGCGTCACCGGAGGAAGCGAAAGCACTGATTCCCTCCCTCGAGGGTCGCTTCGAGGATGATGAGTTGCAGCAAATACTGGACGACATCGGCACAAAACGCAGCTTACAGTActag